A genomic window from Polaribacter gangjinensis includes:
- a CDS encoding TIGR04282 family arsenosugar biosynthesis glycosyltransferase: protein MNKNCLLIFTRNPELGKVKTRLAKTIGDEKALEIYYFLLEKTKQVTQQIQAEKRVYYDFFIDENDLWNSQTFQKFIQKGTDLGSRMQHAFSEAFQSGFEKVIIIGSDLYDLTPEIISTAFQQLDKNDVVIGPAIDGGYYLLGMKKLHQTIFQNKNWGTESVRKDTLTDLKDKEVFLLEELNDVDVFEDIEHHPAFQHFLKDI from the coding sequence ATGAATAAAAACTGTTTGCTAATTTTTACTAGAAATCCTGAATTGGGAAAAGTAAAAACACGTTTGGCAAAAACCATTGGTGATGAAAAAGCGTTGGAAATCTATTATTTTTTACTAGAAAAAACCAAACAAGTTACACAACAAATTCAGGCTGAAAAAAGAGTTTATTATGATTTTTTTATAGATGAAAACGATCTTTGGAATTCACAAACTTTTCAAAAATTTATACAAAAAGGAACAGATTTAGGCAGTAGAATGCAACATGCTTTTTCAGAAGCTTTTCAATCAGGATTTGAAAAAGTCATCATTATTGGAAGTGATTTGTATGATTTGACTCCAGAAATAATTTCAACAGCTTTTCAGCAATTAGACAAAAATGATGTTGTAATTGGGCCCGCAATTGATGGAGGTTATTATTTGTTGGGAATGAAAAAACTTCATCAAACTATTTTTCAAAATAAAAATTGGGGAACTGAATCCGTAAGAAAAGATACTTTGACCGATTTAAAAGATAAAGAAGTATTTTTGTTAGAAGAATTGAATGATGTAGATGTTTTTGAAGACATTGAACATCATCCTGCATTTCAGCATTTTTTAAAAGACATATAA
- a CDS encoding queuosine precursor transporter: MNQKDKLLANRIYLILAALFIASLVTSNLIFQKFFYWYPFQMEVYGVKLFEVSVGLLPYPLTFLITDILSEIYGKRKANEVVIAGIFASFFSLLIIYVSKEVPATSWSQVNNSTFINVFGAAPLAVLASMMAYLFAQFIDIRVYHFWKNFTQGKHLWLRNNFSTFSSQFIDTATVLILLCSFGIINWDKFWGLMISGVVFKIIIAILDTPFLYLFVYAFRKRFNLKLNEEILD, from the coding sequence ATGAATCAAAAAGACAAACTTTTAGCCAATAGAATCTATCTGATTTTAGCCGCACTTTTTATAGCATCATTAGTTACATCAAACTTAATTTTTCAAAAATTCTTTTATTGGTATCCTTTCCAAATGGAAGTTTATGGCGTAAAACTTTTTGAAGTTTCAGTAGGTTTGTTGCCTTATCCATTGACGTTTTTAATTACGGATATTTTATCAGAAATCTATGGAAAACGTAAAGCAAATGAAGTGGTTATTGCCGGAATTTTCGCTTCTTTTTTCTCACTTTTGATCATTTATGTTTCTAAAGAAGTGCCTGCTACTTCTTGGTCGCAAGTCAACAACAGTACTTTTATCAATGTTTTTGGTGCAGCGCCTTTGGCGGTTTTAGCATCAATGATGGCATATTTATTTGCACAGTTTATCGATATTAGAGTTTATCATTTTTGGAAAAATTTTACGCAAGGAAAACACCTGTGGTTGCGAAATAATTTTTCAACATTTTCATCGCAATTTATTGATACAGCTACTGTTTTGATTTTGTTATGTTCATTCGGAATTATCAATTGGGATAAATTTTGGGGATTGATGATTAGTGGAGTGGTATTTAAAATTATTATTGCCATTTTAGATACGCCATTCTTATACCTCTTTGTATATGCTTTTAGAAAACGCTTCAATTTAAAATTAAACGAAGAAATTTTAGACTGA
- a CDS encoding arsenosugar biosynthesis-associated peroxidase-like protein — MSKNYYDAADLRKFGKIIEWNEELGTKFFDYYGKVFEDGALSAREKSLIALAVAHTEQCPYCIDAYTKDSLQKGITKEEMMEAVHVGAAIKSGATLVHGVQMMNIVNKLDS; from the coding sequence ATGTCAAAAAATTATTACGATGCAGCCGATTTGAGAAAATTCGGAAAAATCATAGAATGGAATGAAGAATTAGGAACGAAATTTTTCGATTATTATGGAAAAGTTTTTGAAGATGGTGCACTTTCTGCTCGCGAAAAATCGTTAATTGCGTTGGCTGTTGCTCATACTGAACAATGTCCGTATTGTATTGACGCTTACACAAAAGACAGTTTGCAAAAAGGCATTACCAAAGAAGAAATGATGGAAGCTGTGCATGTTGGAGCAGCCATTAAAAGTGGCGCAACTTTGGTTCATGGTGTTCAAATGATGAATATTGTTAATAAATTAGATTCTTAA
- a CDS encoding DUF547 domain-containing protein has product MKHFLLIFLVFFIDFQMVAQANIFNELLQKYVSEDGLVDYVAFKKELPKLKQYLNYLEKTSLDNSWSANQQKAFYINAYNAFTIALILEYYPLKSITEIKQNNQSVWKIPFVKIGGKTMTLDFLEHEILRKKFDDPRIHVGVNCASISCPKLSNVAFTEQNIETELERLMHEFVNDSSKNNISSDIVKISAIFDWFKTDFTKNSSLIAFLNQYSKVKINPNATIQFLEYDWNINKQ; this is encoded by the coding sequence ATGAAGCATTTTTTACTGATTTTTTTGGTTTTTTTTATTGATTTTCAAATGGTTGCACAAGCAAACATTTTCAATGAATTATTGCAAAAATATGTTTCTGAGGATGGTTTGGTTGATTATGTAGCTTTTAAAAAGGAATTGCCAAAACTAAAGCAATATCTTAACTATTTAGAAAAGACTTCTCTTGATAATTCTTGGTCTGCAAATCAACAAAAAGCGTTTTATATCAATGCATACAATGCGTTTACAATTGCATTGATTTTAGAATATTATCCTTTAAAAAGTATTACTGAAATCAAACAAAATAATCAATCAGTTTGGAAAATTCCATTTGTGAAAATTGGAGGAAAAACAATGACTTTAGATTTTTTAGAACACGAAATTTTACGAAAAAAATTTGATGACCCAAGAATTCATGTAGGTGTAAATTGCGCATCCATTTCGTGTCCGAAACTATCAAATGTGGCATTTACTGAGCAAAATATTGAGACAGAATTAGAAAGATTGATGCATGAGTTTGTTAATGATTCGTCAAAAAATAATATTTCAAGTGATATTGTAAAAATCTCTGCTATTTTTGATTGGTTTAAAACTGATTTTACCAAAAATAGTTCGTTAATTGCTTTTTTAAATCAGTATTCAAAAGTCAAAATCAATCCAAATGCTACTATTCAGTTTTTGGAATATGATTGGAATATCAACAAACAATAA
- the arsS gene encoding arsenosugar biosynthesis radical SAM (seleno)protein ArsS (Some members of this family are selenoproteins.) — translation MATKSLKARNNDIANTQRQLEILSNGIFANGELPTFATKIKETNQFPLRPKKLEILQINLGYMCNQVCDHCHVDAGPDRKEIMTIETMNQCLEVIKKTGAHTLDLTGGAPEMNPNFRWFVEEASKAGIKDFIVRSNLTIIKANKKYHDLPDFFKKHGVHVVSSLPHYTKGKTDKQRGDGVFDKSIEALKSLNEVGYGMPNSDLKLDLVYNPSGAFLPGNQQALEQDFKKALKADFDINFHNLFAITNLPISRFLDYLIASENYEDYMTALVDAFNPSAVANVMCTNTISVSWDGFLYDCDFNQMLNLKVASKVQHISAYNEELLQNRNIVINQHCFGCTAGAGSSCQGVVA, via the coding sequence ATGGCTACAAAATCATTAAAAGCTCGCAATAACGACATCGCAAATACACAGAGACAACTCGAAATTTTATCAAACGGAATTTTTGCAAATGGAGAATTGCCCACTTTTGCTACAAAAATAAAAGAGACAAATCAGTTTCCATTACGTCCTAAAAAATTAGAGATTTTACAAATCAATTTGGGCTATATGTGCAACCAAGTTTGTGATCATTGTCATGTAGATGCAGGTCCAGATCGCAAGGAAATCATGACGATTGAAACTATGAATCAATGTTTGGAAGTCATCAAAAAAACAGGTGCTCATACGTTAGATTTAACAGGTGGAGCACCAGAAATGAATCCAAATTTTAGATGGTTTGTAGAGGAAGCATCCAAAGCTGGTATCAAAGATTTTATTGTGCGATCGAATTTGACAATTATCAAAGCCAATAAAAAATACCATGATTTGCCCGATTTTTTCAAAAAACACGGAGTTCATGTAGTGTCTTCTTTGCCTCATTATACCAAAGGAAAAACAGATAAACAAAGAGGTGATGGTGTTTTTGATAAATCCATTGAAGCATTAAAATCGTTAAATGAAGTTGGTTATGGAATGCCAAATTCTGATTTAAAATTAGATTTGGTGTACAATCCTTCAGGCGCATTTTTACCTGGAAATCAACAAGCCTTAGAGCAAGATTTTAAAAAAGCGTTGAAAGCCGATTTTGACATCAATTTTCATAATTTATTTGCAATTACCAATTTACCCATCAGTCGATTTTTAGATTATTTAATCGCATCAGAAAATTATGAAGATTACATGACAGCTTTGGTGGATGCGTTTAATCCATCAGCAGTTGCGAATGTAATGTGTACCAATACCATTTCTGTAAGTTGGGATGGATTTTTATACGATTGCGATTTCAATCAAATGTTGAATTTGAAAGTTGCGAGTAAAGTGCAGCATATTTCAGCTTATAACGAGGAATTATTGCAAAACAGAAATATTGTCATCAATCAACATTGTTTTGGATGCACAGCAGGTGCAGGAAGCAGTTGTCAAGGAGTAGTAGCGTAA
- a CDS encoding universal stress protein → MKKIIVPVDFSDHSSYALKTAALLAEKNDATIYALHMLDMQEMSLSESEVYLHEKTAFFLKLAEKRFHDFLKKDFLKNVKVIPIIKHYKVFKEVDAVADEMNADLIVMGSHGASGFKEFFVGSNTQKVIRHASVPVLVIKNEMTNIDFTDIVVATDFSEESIPAFQKLLKTLEPMNARKHIVYVNAPFDSFKTTPEMDTLADNFLMNLEGNTDRKINVHFVCARTIMQGILDFSNSVGADLIAVITHGRKGLAHFIEGSVAEDVTNHATLPIISFKI, encoded by the coding sequence ATGAAGAAAATTATTGTTCCAGTAGATTTTTCAGATCATTCATCATATGCACTCAAAACAGCTGCTTTATTAGCAGAAAAAAATGACGCAACCATTTATGCCTTACACATGTTGGATATGCAAGAAATGTCTTTATCTGAAAGTGAAGTGTATTTGCACGAAAAAACAGCTTTTTTCTTGAAATTGGCAGAAAAAAGATTTCATGATTTTTTGAAAAAGGATTTTTTGAAAAATGTAAAAGTGATTCCAATTATCAAACATTATAAAGTGTTCAAAGAAGTTGATGCTGTTGCTGATGAAATGAATGCTGATTTGATTGTAATGGGTTCTCATGGAGCAAGTGGATTTAAAGAATTTTTTGTAGGATCAAACACTCAAAAAGTAATCAGACATGCATCTGTGCCTGTTTTAGTCATCAAAAATGAAATGACAAATATTGATTTTACGGATATTGTTGTGGCAACTGATTTTTCTGAAGAAAGTATTCCTGCATTTCAAAAATTATTAAAAACTTTAGAGCCAATGAATGCTAGAAAACATATTGTGTACGTAAACGCACCTTTCGATTCGTTTAAAACAACTCCAGAAATGGATACTTTGGCAGATAATTTTTTGATGAATTTAGAAGGAAATACTGATAGAAAAATCAACGTTCATTTTGTTTGTGCAAGAACAATTATGCAAGGTATTTTAGATTTTTCTAATTCTGTTGGAGCAGATTTAATTGCTGTAATTACGCATGGAAGAAAAGGTTTGGCTCATTTTATTGAAGGAAGTGTAGCAGAAGATGTTACAAATCATGCTACTTTACCCATTATTTCATTTAAAATATAA
- a CDS encoding purine-nucleoside phosphorylase, producing the protein MDKQNQLQETIDFLTKAGITPRNFGAQVGIVLGTGLGKLVHEIDIEKEIAYSEIPNFPVATVEFHSGKLIYGTLSGKKVIVMSGRFHLYEGYNAWEVTYGIRTMHALGIQQLLISNAAGAINLNYKKGDLMLIEDHINLQGTSPLAFAGANTFGNIFADMLEPYSKEINQKIKKIAKEKNILLHEGIYASVLGPQLETRAEYRMLQILETDAVGMSTVPEVIVAKQLNLPCAAISVLTDECDPKNLQPVNIAEIIAIAGEAEPKMIELFKGVIEVL; encoded by the coding sequence ATGGACAAGCAAAATCAACTACAAGAAACCATCGATTTTTTAACAAAAGCAGGAATTACACCCCGAAACTTCGGGGCTCAAGTTGGCATTGTTTTAGGTACAGGTTTGGGAAAATTAGTTCATGAAATTGATATCGAAAAAGAAATTGCCTATTCAGAAATTCCGAATTTTCCGGTAGCAACTGTCGAGTTTCATTCAGGGAAATTGATTTATGGAACCTTATCAGGAAAAAAAGTGATAGTGATGTCAGGCAGATTTCATTTGTACGAAGGTTACAATGCTTGGGAAGTTACCTATGGAATCAGAACCATGCACGCTTTAGGAATTCAACAGTTGCTAATTTCAAATGCTGCAGGAGCTATTAATCTGAACTATAAAAAAGGAGATTTGATGTTGATTGAAGATCATATCAATTTGCAAGGAACATCGCCTTTGGCATTTGCAGGAGCCAATACTTTTGGAAATATTTTTGCAGATATGTTAGAGCCCTATTCAAAAGAAATCAATCAAAAAATCAAAAAAATAGCTAAAGAAAAAAACATTTTATTGCACGAAGGAATTTACGCAAGTGTTTTAGGCCCTCAATTAGAAACAAGAGCAGAATACAGAATGTTGCAAATTTTAGAAACAGATGCAGTTGGCATGAGTACAGTTCCTGAAGTGATTGTAGCAAAACAATTGAATTTACCTTGTGCTGCAATTTCAGTATTGACAGACGAATGTGATCCAAAAAATTTACAACCTGTAAATATTGCCGAAATTATTGCCATTGCTGGCGAAGCTGAACCAAAAATGATTGAATTATTTAAGGGAGTTATTGAGGTTTTGTAA
- a CDS encoding metallophosphoesterase family protein, producing MRTFAIGDIHGGLKALLQVLNQLEITEKDTLIFMGDYVDGWSESAQVIDFLMQLSQKINCIFIKGNHDVWCEDWLKNGTVNASWYLHGGKETMDSYEGFSRNERIQHLQFFEKMPLYYIDNQNRLFIHAGFTSLYGVQRELHEGIFNTDRSLWEMILAMDKNLEKTSPFFPKRLQLYHEIFIGHTPTTNYNEPLPMNFFNLWNIDTGAAFKGKITAINVDTKAIFQSENLPFLYPNEKGRNK from the coding sequence ATGCGAACTTTTGCAATAGGAGATATTCATGGAGGTTTAAAAGCCTTACTACAAGTACTCAATCAACTAGAAATTACTGAAAAAGATACCCTCATTTTTATGGGAGATTATGTAGATGGTTGGAGTGAATCAGCGCAAGTAATCGATTTTTTGATGCAATTGTCTCAAAAAATAAACTGCATTTTCATAAAAGGAAATCATGATGTTTGGTGCGAAGATTGGCTAAAAAATGGCACTGTAAATGCGTCTTGGTATTTGCATGGAGGTAAAGAAACAATGGATAGTTATGAAGGTTTTTCTAGGAATGAACGCATTCAACATCTTCAGTTTTTTGAAAAAATGCCTTTGTATTATATTGATAATCAGAACCGATTGTTTATTCATGCAGGTTTTACGTCTTTATATGGTGTTCAAAGAGAGTTGCATGAAGGCATTTTTAACACAGATCGTTCTTTGTGGGAAATGATTTTAGCCATGGATAAAAACCTTGAAAAAACCTCTCCGTTTTTTCCAAAAAGATTGCAGTTGTATCATGAAATTTTTATTGGTCACACACCAACTACAAATTATAATGAGCCTTTACCTATGAATTTTTTCAATTTATGGAATATTGATACAGGAGCTGCATTTAAAGGGAAAATTACTGCCATTAACGTTGACACCAAAGCAATTTTTCAAAGTGAAAATTTGCCTTTTTTATATCCTAATGAAAAAGGAAGAAATAAATAA
- the arsM gene encoding arsenosugar biosynthesis arsenite methyltransferase ArsM, with protein MSYLETTKNVYKEAALTPDVGLCCTTNPIWELPGLKIPRIMQEMNYGCGSTVHARDLTNNPKILYVGVGGGMELLQFAYFSRQKNGVIGIDVVDEMLEASRKNFTEAEKLNPWFESDFVDLRKGDAMKLPVDDNSIDVAAQNCLFNIFKEDDLQQAISEMYRVLKPHGRLVMSDPTCEQEMNDELRNDERLRALCLSGSLSIANYVKALTDAGFGTIEIRARKPYRILDPKNYPTNELIYIESIEVAAIKDPMPKDGPCIFTGKAAIYYGDEAYFDDNAGHVLMKNQPLAICDKTANALQNLGRNDIFISPSTFHYDGGGCC; from the coding sequence ATGAGTTATTTAGAAACAACCAAGAATGTATATAAAGAAGCAGCATTAACGCCAGATGTTGGTTTGTGTTGCACTACAAATCCAATTTGGGAATTACCAGGATTAAAAATTCCTAGAATCATGCAAGAAATGAACTATGGATGTGGCTCAACAGTGCACGCAAGAGATTTAACCAACAATCCAAAAATATTATATGTTGGTGTTGGAGGAGGAATGGAATTATTACAATTCGCCTATTTTTCTCGACAAAAAAATGGTGTCATTGGAATTGATGTGGTTGATGAAATGTTGGAAGCTTCTCGCAAAAATTTTACAGAAGCTGAAAAATTGAATCCTTGGTTTGAATCGGATTTTGTGGATTTAAGAAAAGGAGATGCCATGAAATTACCAGTTGATGACAATTCGATTGATGTGGCTGCACAAAATTGTTTGTTCAATATTTTTAAAGAAGACGATTTACAACAAGCCATTTCAGAAATGTACAGAGTGCTAAAACCACATGGACGTTTGGTAATGAGCGATCCAACTTGCGAGCAAGAAATGAATGACGAACTCAGAAATGATGAGCGTTTACGGGCTTTGTGTTTGAGTGGAAGTTTGTCAATTGCCAATTATGTAAAAGCCTTGACAGATGCTGGTTTTGGAACCATTGAAATCAGGGCTAGAAAACCGTATCGAATTTTAGACCCCAAAAACTATCCAACAAACGAATTGATTTATATTGAATCTATTGAAGTTGCAGCCATCAAAGATCCAATGCCTAAAGATGGACCTTGCATTTTTACAGGAAAAGCAGCTATTTATTATGGTGATGAAGCTTATTTTGATGACAATGCAGGACATGTTTTGATGAAAAATCAGCCATTGGCAATTTGTGATAAAACTGCAAATGCATTGCAAAACTTGGGAAGAAATGATATTTTTATTTCTCCTTCTACGTTTCATTATGATGGTGGAGGTTGTTGTTAA
- a CDS encoding M16 family metallopeptidase, whose protein sequence is MKKFLVALLAISSLINCKSSSIDKSSDLSINYKKITLDNGLDVIFHVDKSDPVVAVELMVHVGSAREVEGRTGFAHLFEHLLFLESENLGKGGLDKMTARIGGSGANGSTSRDRTNYLQTVPKDALEKMIWAEADKLGWFINTVTDPVLAKEKQVVKNEKRQSYDNRPYGHNQYVIGKNLYPKNHPYNWEVIGSLEDLQNATLDDVKTFFKKWYVPNNATLVLSGDIDIEQATKWVYKYFDEIPKGNEIPALDKRPGTVPETKFLYYEDNFARVPQLTMVWPTVELYHPDSYALEVLAEYLTSGKSAPMNQVLVDDLKLTSNTTMYNYISELAGQTQVIVRAFNGVKLDAVKNGIEKAFAKFEAEGISDKDLNRIKAAQETNFYSSLSSVLGKGTRLASYNTYTGNPGFVTQDIKNTLAVTKEDVMNVYNKYIKNKNYIATSFVPKNSADLALSNSILADVVEEKIVIGAEENFDPKIVAEYPKTPSKINRSVEPPYGNSLELTVPEVYQDSLQNGLQIFGIENDEVPLVRFNLTIDGGQLLESMDKLGLANLTANLLNKGTKNKTVAQLEEEIQDLGANISVRSDTENITISGTTLTKNYDKTIALVKEMLLQPRFDETEFELLKKATIANLRQQEANPNSVAANVYNELIYGKDNIRSKNTLGTIASVQAITIEDVKEFYNKNMSPSVAKMLVVGDISKEKVLTSLANLNDDWTSKEVLIPVNETPKMPTKPMVYFYDIPNAKQSVLQFGAPALAATDADFYPASVMNYILGGGGFASRLTQELREGKGYTYGIRSNFSGTKAVGPFTISSGVRSNVTLESAQLIKKILEEYPTTFSDTDLETTKSFLIKSNARAFETAGAKLNMLSNISDFGWKPDYVKDREKVVKNMTKERIAALANQYVNPNKMIWLIVGDAATQLERMKELGFGEPILLNKTSEKIKN, encoded by the coding sequence ATGAAAAAATTTCTTGTAGCACTTTTAGCAATTAGCAGTTTGATAAACTGTAAATCTTCCTCTATTGATAAATCCTCAGATTTAAGCATCAATTATAAAAAAATAACTTTGGATAATGGCTTAGACGTCATTTTTCATGTGGACAAATCAGATCCTGTTGTAGCAGTTGAATTGATGGTACATGTTGGTTCAGCAAGAGAAGTAGAAGGCAGAACTGGTTTTGCGCATTTGTTTGAACACTTATTATTTTTAGAATCTGAAAATTTAGGAAAAGGTGGTTTGGATAAAATGACTGCCAGAATTGGAGGTTCAGGAGCCAATGGCTCAACTTCAAGAGATAGAACAAATTACTTGCAAACCGTTCCAAAAGATGCTCTAGAAAAAATGATTTGGGCAGAAGCTGATAAATTGGGTTGGTTCATCAATACTGTTACTGATCCTGTTTTGGCGAAAGAAAAGCAGGTTGTGAAAAATGAAAAAAGACAAAGTTATGACAATCGTCCTTATGGGCACAATCAATATGTAATTGGCAAAAATTTATATCCAAAAAATCATCCTTATAATTGGGAAGTAATTGGTTCTTTAGAAGATTTGCAAAATGCAACTTTAGATGACGTAAAAACGTTTTTCAAAAAATGGTATGTACCAAACAATGCAACTTTGGTTTTGTCTGGAGATATTGATATTGAGCAAGCTACAAAATGGGTTTATAAATATTTTGATGAAATTCCGAAAGGAAATGAAATTCCGGCTTTAGATAAAAGACCAGGAACTGTTCCTGAAACAAAATTCTTGTATTATGAAGATAATTTTGCAAGAGTGCCACAATTAACAATGGTTTGGCCAACTGTAGAATTGTATCATCCAGATTCGTATGCGTTAGAAGTTTTGGCTGAATATTTAACCAGCGGAAAATCAGCCCCAATGAATCAAGTGTTGGTTGATGATTTAAAGCTAACATCTAATACAACCATGTACAATTACATTTCAGAATTAGCAGGTCAAACACAAGTAATTGTGAGAGCTTTTAATGGTGTAAAACTAGATGCTGTAAAAAATGGCATTGAAAAAGCCTTTGCTAAATTTGAAGCGGAAGGTATTTCAGATAAAGATTTAAACAGAATTAAAGCGGCTCAAGAAACTAATTTTTATAGCAGTTTGTCTAGTGTTTTAGGTAAAGGAACAAGATTGGCTTCTTACAATACCTACACAGGAAATCCAGGTTTTGTAACTCAGGATATCAAAAACACCTTGGCTGTGACCAAAGAAGATGTGATGAATGTGTATAACAAATACATCAAAAATAAAAATTATATTGCTACTAGTTTTGTACCGAAAAACAGTGCTGATTTAGCGCTTTCAAACTCTATTTTGGCAGATGTTGTTGAAGAAAAAATTGTGATTGGTGCTGAAGAAAATTTCGATCCAAAAATCGTTGCTGAATATCCAAAAACTCCTTCAAAAATTAATAGAAGTGTAGAACCTCCTTATGGAAATTCGTTAGAATTGACAGTACCAGAAGTTTATCAAGATAGTTTGCAAAATGGCTTACAAATCTTCGGAATTGAAAATGATGAAGTGCCTTTAGTGCGTTTTAATTTAACGATTGATGGAGGACAATTATTAGAATCTATGGACAAATTAGGATTGGCAAATTTAACAGCCAATCTTTTAAATAAGGGCACAAAAAATAAAACAGTAGCCCAGTTAGAGGAAGAAATTCAAGATTTGGGAGCGAATATTTCAGTAAGATCTGATACAGAAAATATTACTATTAGCGGAACAACATTGACTAAAAATTATGATAAAACCATTGCTTTGGTTAAAGAAATGTTATTGCAACCAAGATTTGATGAAACTGAATTTGAGTTACTTAAAAAAGCCACTATTGCCAATTTACGTCAGCAAGAAGCGAATCCAAATTCGGTTGCTGCGAATGTTTACAACGAGTTGATTTATGGAAAAGACAACATTCGTTCTAAAAATACCCTTGGTACGATTGCATCAGTTCAAGCTATTACAATAGAGGATGTAAAAGAATTTTACAATAAAAACATGTCACCTTCAGTTGCCAAAATGTTGGTTGTTGGAGATATTTCCAAAGAGAAAGTGTTGACTTCATTAGCTAATTTGAATGACGATTGGACATCCAAAGAAGTACTAATTCCTGTGAATGAAACGCCAAAAATGCCCACAAAACCAATGGTGTATTTTTATGACATTCCGAATGCTAAACAATCTGTTTTACAATTTGGAGCACCTGCTTTGGCAGCAACTGATGCAGATTTTTATCCTGCAAGTGTGATGAATTACATTCTTGGTGGAGGTGGTTTTGCCTCAAGATTAACGCAAGAATTGCGTGAAGGAAAAGGCTATACGTATGGAATTCGTTCTAATTTTTCAGGTACAAAAGCAGTAGGACCTTTTACAATTTCAAGTGGAGTAAGAAGTAATGTAACCTTGGAATCTGCGCAATTGATTAAAAAAATCTTAGAAGAATATCCAACAACTTTTTCGGATACAGATTTAGAAACCACCAAAAGTTTCTTGATTAAAAGTAACGCTCGTGCTTTTGAAACAGCAGGCGCAAAACTGAATATGTTATCAAACATCAGCGACTTTGGATGGAAACCAGATTATGTAAAAGACCGTGAAAAAGTGGTGAAAAACATGACCAAAGAACGCATTGCAGCATTGGCAAATCAATATGTAAATCCAAATAAAATGATTTGGTTGATTGTGGGTGATGCAGCTACACAATTGGAACGCATGAAAGAATTAGGTTTTGGCGAACCTATTTTGTTGAATAAAACGTCTGAAAAAATTAAAAATTGA
- a CDS encoding rhodanese-like domain-containing protein, translated as MKYNLLLFLLISSISFFGQEKLDKLLNKWNTRNVPYISVETLKTTKEKTIILDAREESEFNVSHLKNAICVGYNNFDLKETIAKLPKDKTEKIVVYCSLGIRSETIAHKLIQAGYTNVFNLYGGIFEWKNKDFQVVDATGNETEKVHAFNKSWSKWLQKGVKVYE; from the coding sequence ATGAAATATAATTTGCTACTTTTTCTTTTAATAAGTTCAATTTCTTTTTTCGGACAAGAAAAATTAGACAAATTATTGAATAAATGGAACACCAGAAATGTCCCTTATATTTCAGTGGAAACTCTAAAAACGACCAAAGAAAAAACCATTATTTTGGATGCAAGAGAGGAAAGTGAATTCAATGTTAGTCATTTAAAAAACGCCATTTGTGTTGGCTATAATAATTTTGATTTGAAAGAAACCATTGCAAAACTTCCCAAAGATAAAACTGAAAAAATTGTGGTGTATTGTTCTTTAGGAATTCGTTCAGAAACCATTGCTCATAAATTAATTCAAGCTGGTTATACAAATGTGTTTAATTTGTATGGAGGCATTTTCGAATGGAAAAACAAGGATTTTCAAGTAGTTGATGCTACTGGAAATGAAACTGAAAAAGTTCACGCTTTCAACAAAAGTTGGAGTAAATGGTTGCAAAAAGGAGTAAAGGTTTATGAATAA